The Streptomyces avermitilis MA-4680 = NBRC 14893 genome contains a region encoding:
- the pstB gene encoding phosphate ABC transporter ATP-binding protein PstB, with protein sequence MAKRIDVSGLTAYYGSHKAIEDISMTVEPRSVTAFIGPSGCGKSTFLRTLNRMHEVTPGGRVEGKVLLDDEDLYGQGIDPVSVRREVGMVFQRPNPFPTMSIFDNVAAGLRLNGSYKKSELSEIVEKSLKGANLWNEVKDRLNKPGSGLSGGQQQRLCIARAIAVEPNVLLMDEPCSALDPISTLAIEDLIGELKERFTIVIVTHNMQQAARVSDRTAFFNLAAVGQPGRLIEVDETERIFSNPSVQATEDYISGRFG encoded by the coding sequence ATGGCCAAGCGAATCGACGTGAGCGGTCTCACCGCCTACTACGGCTCCCACAAGGCGATCGAAGACATCTCGATGACGGTCGAGCCCAGGTCGGTGACGGCGTTCATCGGTCCGTCCGGCTGCGGCAAGTCGACGTTCCTGCGCACGCTCAACCGTATGCACGAGGTCACCCCCGGCGGCCGCGTCGAGGGCAAGGTGCTGCTGGACGACGAGGACCTGTACGGGCAGGGCATCGACCCGGTGTCGGTGCGGCGCGAGGTCGGCATGGTCTTCCAGCGCCCGAACCCGTTCCCCACGATGTCGATCTTCGACAACGTGGCGGCGGGCCTGCGCCTGAACGGCTCGTACAAGAAGTCCGAGCTGAGCGAGATCGTCGAGAAGTCCCTCAAGGGCGCGAACCTCTGGAACGAGGTCAAGGACCGCCTGAACAAGCCCGGCTCGGGCCTGTCGGGCGGCCAGCAGCAGCGCCTGTGCATCGCCCGCGCGATCGCGGTGGAGCCCAACGTGCTGCTGATGGACGAGCCCTGCTCGGCGCTCGACCCCATCTCCACCCTCGCGATCGAGGACCTGATCGGCGAGCTGAAGGAGCGCTTCACGATCGTCATCGTGACGCACAACATGCAGCAGGCGGCCCGTGTCTCGGACCGCACCGCCTTCTTCAACCTGGCCGCCGTCGGCCAGCCCGGCAGGCTCATCGAGGTCGACGAGACGGAGCGGATCTTCTCCAACCCGTCGGTCCAGGCCACGGAGGACTACATCTCCGGCCGCTTCGGCTGA
- a CDS encoding inorganic phosphate transporter, with protein sequence MDTFALIVTIGVALGFTYTNGFHDSANAIATSVSTRALTPRAALAMAAVMNLAGAFLGSGVAHTVSKGLIETPEGSKGMGILFAALIGAIVWNLVTWYFGLPSSSSHALFGGMVGAALAGGTEVIWSGVLDKVVIPMFLSPVVGLVAGYLVMCAIMWIFRRANPHKAKRGFRIAQTVSAAGMALGHGLQDAQKTMGIVVMALVIGDVQGADDPIPVWVKIACALMLSLGTYAGGWRIMRTLGRKIIELDPPQGFAAETTGASIMFVTAFIFKAPISTTHVITSAIMGVGATKRVNAVRWGVAKNIVLGWFITMPAAGLVAACSFWIVNLAFL encoded by the coding sequence ATGGACACCTTCGCCCTGATCGTGACCATCGGTGTCGCGCTCGGATTTACGTATACGAACGGCTTTCACGACTCCGCGAACGCCATCGCCACCTCGGTCTCCACGCGCGCGCTGACGCCGCGGGCCGCGCTGGCCATGGCCGCGGTGATGAACCTCGCGGGTGCCTTCCTCGGCAGTGGCGTCGCCCACACCGTCAGCAAGGGACTGATCGAGACCCCTGAGGGTTCCAAGGGGATGGGAATCCTCTTCGCGGCGCTCATCGGTGCCATCGTCTGGAACCTCGTCACCTGGTACTTCGGTCTGCCGTCGTCCTCGTCGCACGCGCTGTTCGGCGGCATGGTGGGCGCGGCGCTCGCGGGCGGTACGGAGGTCATCTGGTCCGGCGTCCTGGACAAGGTCGTCATCCCGATGTTCCTGTCGCCCGTCGTGGGCCTGGTCGCCGGTTATCTGGTGATGTGCGCGATCATGTGGATCTTCCGCAGGGCCAACCCGCACAAGGCCAAGCGGGGGTTCCGCATAGCGCAGACGGTCTCGGCGGCCGGTATGGCGCTCGGGCACGGTCTGCAGGACGCCCAGAAGACGATGGGCATCGTGGTCATGGCGCTCGTCATCGGCGACGTGCAGGGCGCGGACGATCCGATCCCGGTGTGGGTGAAGATCGCCTGTGCCCTGATGCTGTCGCTCGGGACGTACGCGGGCGGGTGGCGCATCATGCGCACGCTCGGCCGCAAGATCATCGAGCTGGACCCGCCGCAGGGTTTCGCCGCCGAGACGACCGGCGCGTCGATCATGTTCGTCACGGCGTTCATCTTCAAGGCGCCGATCTCGACGACCCACGTCATCACCTCCGCGATCATGGGCGTAGGCGCGACGAAGCGCGTGAACGCCGTGCGGTGGGGGGTCGCGAAGAACATCGTCCTCGGCTGGTTCATCACGATGCCGGCCGCCGGACTGGTGGCCGCGTGCAGCTTCTGGATCGTGAATCTCGCGTTCCTGTAG
- a CDS encoding DUF47 domain-containing protein: MRFRLTPRETSFYDMFAASADNIVTGSKLLMELLGADASARAEIAERMRAAEHAGDDATHAIFHQLNSSFITPFDREDIYNLASSLDDIMDFMEEAVDLVVLYNVEELPKGVEQQIEVLARAAELTAEAMPHLRTMDNLTEYWIEVNRLENQADQVHRKLLAHLFNGSYEAIEVLKLKQIVDVLEEAADAFEHVANTVETIAVKES; encoded by the coding sequence GTGCGCTTTCGTCTGACCCCCAGGGAGACGAGCTTCTACGACATGTTCGCCGCATCCGCGGACAACATCGTCACGGGCTCGAAGCTCCTGATGGAACTGCTCGGGGCGGACGCCTCCGCCCGGGCCGAGATCGCAGAGCGTATGCGGGCCGCGGAACACGCCGGTGACGATGCCACGCACGCGATCTTCCACCAGCTGAACTCCTCGTTCATCACGCCGTTCGACCGTGAGGACATCTACAACCTCGCGTCGTCCCTCGACGACATCATGGACTTCATGGAGGAGGCCGTCGACCTGGTCGTCCTCTACAACGTCGAGGAACTCCCCAAGGGCGTCGAGCAGCAGATCGAGGTGTTGGCGCGGGCGGCCGAGCTGACGGCCGAGGCCATGCCGCACCTGCGGACCATGGACAACCTCACCGAGTACTGGATCGAGGTCAACCGCCTCGAGAACCAGGCCGACCAGGTCCACCGCAAGCTGCTCGCCCACCTCTTCAACGGCTCGTACGAAGCCATCGAGGTGCTGAAGCTGAAGCAGATCGTGGACGTGCTGGAGGAAGCGGCGGACGCGTTCGAGCACGTGGCGAACACGGTGGAGACCATCGCCGTCAAGGAGTCCTGA
- a CDS encoding metal-sensitive transcriptional regulator: MTTTEAGATVPSEGTPAVVTDHDRGIHGYHQQKGEHLKRLRRIEGQIRGLQRMVEEDTYCIDILTQVSASTKALQSFALQLLEEHLRHCVADAALKGGAEIDAKVDEATKAIGRLLRT; encoded by the coding sequence ATGACGACCACCGAGGCCGGCGCGACGGTGCCCTCCGAGGGCACCCCGGCCGTGGTGACCGACCACGACCGCGGCATCCACGGCTACCACCAGCAGAAGGGCGAACACCTCAAGCGCCTGCGCCGCATCGAGGGCCAGATCCGGGGCCTTCAGCGCATGGTCGAGGAGGACACCTACTGCATCGACATACTCACCCAGGTCTCCGCCTCGACGAAGGCCCTCCAGTCCTTCGCGCTCCAGCTCCTGGAGGAGCACCTGCGCCACTGCGTCGCGGACGCCGCGCTCAAGGGGGGCGCCGAGATCGACGCGAAGGTCGACGAGGCGACGAAGGCGATCGGCCGTCTGCTGCGTACCTGA